One window from the genome of Pseudomonas sp. L5B5 encodes:
- a CDS encoding TolC family outer membrane protein — protein MRFHLFKALPFALAASFVQAQTLPEAMQKALDVHPEIQAGVNSRLAADYQLKAAKGGYLPRVDMLAGYGREGTDNPTTRAGTGSNHWESMTRGESSLRLQQMVFDGFATSSEVGRQQATVNSRAYSLLGTSERTGLTVAQVYLDVLTRRQFVQLAEDNLRNHERIYDQIKLRTQRGVGSGADLDQAEARLAQARNNLITEQTNLADAQTNYLSAVGQLPDQLERPGNYMAMMPATLDEARRQMLENSPILRSAESDIVAAEKQYEAAKSAFYPRFDAELGRTADNDLDGQNGHNNEWQAMLRMRFNLFAGGSNKADLESKAYQSNQALDIRNNALRVLNEELGLAWNAMNNANAQVPIAQEYVDRSTAVRTAYQKQFSLGERTLLDLLDSENELFTASRRLAEIKNIQLFTHYRIKATIGELLKSQGVVAPMASVVQNDVKPKVQLPGMN, from the coding sequence ATGCGTTTTCACCTGTTCAAGGCCCTGCCCTTTGCCCTCGCCGCCAGTTTCGTACAGGCGCAGACACTCCCCGAAGCCATGCAGAAAGCACTGGATGTGCACCCGGAAATCCAAGCCGGCGTGAACAGTCGCCTGGCTGCCGATTACCAGCTCAAAGCTGCCAAGGGTGGTTACCTGCCGCGCGTCGACATGCTCGCCGGCTACGGTCGCGAAGGGACCGATAACCCTACTACTCGCGCGGGTACTGGTAGCAATCACTGGGAAAGCATGACCCGAGGCGAGTCAAGTTTACGTCTTCAACAGATGGTTTTTGACGGTTTTGCCACTTCCAGCGAAGTGGGACGTCAACAAGCTACCGTCAACTCCCGGGCCTACTCCCTGCTGGGTACCTCCGAACGCACCGGCCTGACCGTGGCCCAGGTGTACCTGGACGTGCTGACCCGCCGCCAGTTCGTCCAGCTGGCCGAAGACAACCTGCGCAATCACGAACGCATCTACGACCAGATCAAGTTGCGCACCCAGCGCGGCGTGGGTAGCGGTGCCGACCTCGACCAGGCCGAGGCGCGCCTGGCCCAGGCCCGCAACAACCTGATCACCGAGCAGACCAACCTGGCCGATGCCCAGACCAACTACCTGAGTGCCGTCGGGCAATTGCCGGATCAGTTGGAGCGTCCTGGCAACTACATGGCGATGATGCCGGCCACCCTCGACGAAGCCCGGCGCCAGATGCTGGAGAACAGCCCGATCCTGCGCTCTGCCGAGTCCGACATCGTGGCCGCCGAGAAGCAGTACGAAGCGGCCAAGTCGGCGTTCTACCCACGTTTCGATGCGGAGCTTGGGCGTACTGCCGATAACGACCTGGACGGCCAGAACGGCCACAACAACGAATGGCAGGCCATGCTGCGCATGCGCTTCAACCTGTTCGCCGGTGGCAGCAACAAGGCTGACCTGGAGTCCAAGGCCTACCAGTCGAACCAGGCGCTGGATATCCGCAACAATGCCCTGCGGGTGCTGAACGAAGAACTGGGCCTGGCGTGGAACGCCATGAACAACGCCAATGCCCAGGTACCGATCGCCCAGGAATACGTCGACCGCAGCACTGCGGTGCGTACCGCCTACCAGAAACAGTTCAGCCTGGGCGAGCGTACCCTGCTGGACTTGCTCGACAGTGAAAACGAACTGTTCACCGCTTCCCGTCGTCTGGCAGAGATCAAGAACATTCAGTTATTTACTCATTACCGAATCAAGGCGACCATTGGCGAGTTGCTCAAGAGCCAGGGCGTGGTCGCGCCCATGGCCTCCGTCGTGCAGAACGACGTGAAGCCCAAGGTCCAGCTGCCTGGGATGAATTGA
- a CDS encoding HlyD family secretion protein, translated as MTIASKDKIAVAVAAVAALGVLAYLVAPGLFGRSSEQSTNDAFIAADYTLVAPRVAGFIKEVLVEDNQQVKAGQLLALIDDRDLRAAAQAADAETLVAQAQLQNARATLDRQSSVIAQAQAAVVAARAEMDFAQHELNRYNHLAGVGAGTVQNAQQARTRIDQATARLATATAALAAERKQVEILTAQRDAAEGGLKRAQAALEMASYELSYTRIVAPVDGMVGERAVRVGAYVTPGSKILAVVPLQQAYVVANFQETQLTAMHAGQVVQVRVDSLGGETLQGRVESLAPATGVTFAAVKPDNATGNFTKVVQRIPVKILLDPNQPMAERLRVGMSVEASVDIRSSATSVREVTQR; from the coding sequence ATGACTATTGCAAGCAAAGACAAGATCGCCGTCGCCGTCGCGGCGGTAGCGGCCCTTGGTGTGCTGGCCTACCTGGTGGCGCCGGGGCTGTTCGGTCGCTCCAGCGAACAGAGCACCAACGATGCCTTTATCGCCGCCGACTACACCCTGGTCGCCCCCCGCGTGGCAGGGTTCATCAAGGAGGTGCTGGTGGAGGACAACCAGCAGGTCAAGGCCGGGCAATTGCTGGCCCTGATCGACGACCGCGACCTGCGCGCCGCAGCCCAGGCCGCGGATGCCGAGACCCTGGTGGCCCAGGCACAGCTGCAGAACGCCCGGGCGACCCTGGACCGGCAGAGCTCGGTGATCGCCCAGGCCCAGGCGGCCGTGGTGGCCGCCCGGGCCGAGATGGATTTTGCCCAGCATGAACTCAATCGCTACAACCACCTGGCCGGGGTTGGCGCCGGCACGGTGCAGAACGCCCAGCAAGCGCGTACCCGCATCGACCAGGCCACTGCCCGGTTGGCCACTGCCACCGCGGCCCTGGCAGCGGAGCGCAAGCAGGTGGAGATTCTCACCGCCCAGCGCGATGCCGCCGAAGGGGGCTTGAAGCGGGCCCAGGCGGCCCTGGAAATGGCCAGCTACGAGCTGTCCTATACCCGTATCGTCGCGCCGGTCGACGGCATGGTCGGCGAGCGCGCGGTGCGGGTCGGCGCCTACGTCACCCCCGGCAGCAAGATCCTTGCCGTGGTGCCGTTGCAGCAGGCTTATGTCGTGGCCAACTTCCAGGAAACCCAGCTCACCGCCATGCATGCCGGGCAAGTGGTCCAGGTGCGGGTCGACAGCCTGGGCGGCGAGACCCTGCAGGGCCGGGTCGAAAGCCTGGCACCGGCCACCGGCGTGACCTTCGCTGCGGTGAAGCCGGACAACGCCACGGGCAACTTCACCAAGGTGGTGCAGCGCATTCCGGTGAAGATCCTGCTGGACCCCAACCAGCCCATGGCCGAGCGCCTGCGGGTCGGCATGTCGGTGGAGGCCAGCGTCGATATCCGCAGCTCCGCCACCAGCGTCCGAGAGGTGACCCAGCGATGA
- a CDS encoding MFS transporter → MSSLAVAAPASVEAASKPAAPPAQTFGPRIVIGLVGVLLAVLVSGLNEMVTKIALADIRGALFIGYDEGTWLVACYTATSVAAMAFAPWCSVTFSLRRFTLCAIALFTLLGILCPFAPNYESLLLMRTLQGLAGGALPPMLMTVALRFLPANIKLYGLSGYALTATFGPSLGTPLAALWTEYVGWRWAFWQVVGPCLLAMAAVAYGLPQDPLRLERFKQFNWRGLLLGFPAICMLVIGILQGNRLDWFESSLITLLLGGGLLLLVLFMINEWSQPIPFFKLQMLGIRNLSFSLLTLAGVLVVLTAVIIIPSSFLAQVQGYRPLQTAPVMLVMALPQLIALPLVAALCNLRWVDCRWVLGIGLAMLALSCLGGTHLTSAWIRDDFYVLQLLQIFGQPMAVMPLLMLATGSITPVEGPFASSWFNTVKGLSAVIATGVLDVLTTHRLHLHSTMLVDSLGNSPLVDDRVPGLALRLHQQAVVLTSADLYFCMAGVAAALILLIFWLPTRIYPPRAPV, encoded by the coding sequence ATGAGTTCCCTCGCTGTCGCTGCGCCTGCTTCGGTCGAAGCCGCCAGCAAGCCGGCAGCCCCCCCTGCGCAAACCTTCGGGCCGCGGATCGTCATCGGCCTGGTGGGCGTGCTGCTGGCGGTGCTGGTTTCCGGTCTCAACGAGATGGTGACCAAGATCGCCCTGGCGGATATCCGCGGCGCGCTGTTCATCGGCTACGACGAAGGCACCTGGCTGGTCGCCTGCTATACCGCCACCTCGGTGGCTGCCATGGCGTTCGCGCCCTGGTGTTCGGTGACCTTTTCCCTGCGGCGCTTCACGCTCTGTGCCATCGCGCTGTTCACCCTGCTGGGGATCCTGTGTCCCTTCGCTCCCAACTATGAAAGCCTGTTGCTCATGCGGACCCTGCAAGGTCTGGCCGGCGGCGCGTTGCCGCCGATGCTGATGACCGTGGCCCTGCGCTTCCTGCCCGCCAACATCAAGCTCTACGGCCTGTCCGGCTATGCCCTGACCGCGACCTTCGGCCCGAGCCTGGGCACGCCCCTGGCAGCGCTGTGGACCGAGTACGTGGGGTGGCGCTGGGCATTCTGGCAAGTGGTGGGGCCTTGCCTGCTGGCCATGGCGGCGGTCGCCTATGGCCTGCCCCAGGACCCGCTGCGCCTGGAGCGCTTCAAGCAATTCAACTGGCGCGGCCTGCTGCTGGGGTTCCCGGCGATCTGCATGCTGGTGATCGGCATCCTTCAGGGCAATCGCCTGGACTGGTTCGAGTCATCGCTGATTACCCTGCTGCTCGGCGGCGGCCTGCTCCTGCTGGTGCTGTTCATGATCAACGAATGGTCGCAGCCGATCCCTTTCTTCAAGCTGCAGATGCTGGGCATCCGCAACCTGTCGTTCTCCCTGCTGACCCTGGCCGGGGTGCTGGTGGTGCTCACGGCGGTGATCATCATCCCGTCTTCCTTCCTGGCCCAGGTCCAGGGCTACCGCCCTTTGCAGACGGCGCCGGTGATGCTGGTCATGGCCTTGCCGCAACTGATTGCCCTGCCGTTGGTGGCGGCCCTGTGCAACCTGCGCTGGGTCGACTGCCGCTGGGTGCTGGGAATCGGCCTGGCGATGCTGGCCCTGTCCTGCCTGGGGGGCACGCACCTGACCTCGGCATGGATCCGCGACGATTTCTATGTGCTGCAACTGCTGCAGATCTTCGGCCAGCCCATGGCGGTAATGCCATTGCTGATGCTCGCCACCGGCAGCATCACCCCGGTGGAGGGGCCTTTCGCCTCCTCCTGGTTCAACACGGTGAAAGGCCTGTCGGCGGTGATCGCCACCGGGGTCCTGGATGTGCTGACCACGCATCGCCTGCACCTGCACTCCACCATGCTGGTGGACAGCCTGGGCAACTCGCCCCTGGTGGACGACCGGGTCCCCGGCCTGGCCCTGCGCCTGCATCAGCAGGCGGTGGTCCTGACCAGCGCCGATCTCTATTTCTGCATGGCAGGGGTGGCCGCTGCGCTGATCCTGCTGATTTTCTGGCTGCCGACGCGGATCTATCCACCGCGGGCGCCTGTTTGA
- a CDS encoding HlyD family type I secretion periplasmic adaptor subunit, with protein MLLKPEIRDSIRRYFKGSDSLQGQPLPEVNKALIEDAPRVIRLTIWGIIAFFLFLVLWANFAVIDEVTKGEGKAIPSSKVQKIQNLEGGIVAELYVKEGQVVEAGAPLIRLDDTRFQSNVGETETVRLSMLLRVERLSAEVDERALNFPEEALKDAPGQAASEKSLYESRRQQLHDEIGGLQEQLIQKQQELREFNSKQAQYRQQLGLQRQEINMSEPLVAQGAVSPVEVLRLKRAEVETRGQLDATTLAIPRAESAIKEVQRKIDETRGKFRSEALTQLNEARTELNKASATGKALEDRVSRTLVTTPVRGIVKQLMVNTIGGVIQPGSDMVEIVPLDDTLLVEAKIRPQDIAFLHPGQEAIVKFSAYDYTIYGGLKARLEQIGADTITDEDKKTTYYMIKLRTERSHLGTDEKPLLIIPGMVASVDIITGKKSILSYLLKPIIRARAEALHER; from the coding sequence GTGTTGCTTAAGCCGGAAATCAGGGACTCGATCCGCCGTTATTTCAAAGGTAGCGATTCACTCCAGGGGCAGCCGCTGCCTGAGGTCAACAAGGCCCTGATCGAAGATGCGCCGCGGGTTATCCGCCTGACCATCTGGGGCATTATCGCGTTCTTCCTGTTCCTGGTGCTGTGGGCCAACTTCGCGGTGATCGACGAAGTGACCAAGGGCGAGGGCAAGGCGATTCCGTCCTCCAAGGTGCAGAAGATCCAGAACCTGGAAGGCGGGATCGTCGCCGAGCTCTACGTCAAGGAAGGCCAGGTGGTGGAGGCCGGGGCGCCGCTGATCCGCCTGGATGACACGCGCTTCCAGTCCAACGTCGGCGAGACCGAGACCGTGCGCCTGTCCATGCTGTTGCGGGTCGAGCGCCTGAGCGCCGAGGTGGACGAGCGTGCGCTGAACTTCCCCGAGGAAGCGCTCAAGGATGCTCCGGGCCAGGCGGCCAGCGAGAAATCCCTGTACGAGAGCCGGCGCCAGCAGTTGCACGACGAAATCGGTGGCCTGCAGGAGCAACTGATCCAGAAGCAGCAGGAACTGCGCGAATTCAACTCCAAGCAGGCGCAGTACCGCCAGCAACTGGGCCTGCAGCGCCAGGAAATCAACATGTCCGAGCCGCTGGTGGCCCAGGGCGCGGTGTCGCCGGTGGAAGTGCTGCGACTCAAGCGCGCCGAGGTCGAGACCCGTGGCCAACTGGACGCCACCACCCTGGCGATCCCTCGCGCGGAGTCGGCGATCAAGGAAGTGCAGCGCAAGATCGATGAAACCCGTGGCAAATTCCGCAGCGAGGCCCTGACCCAGCTCAACGAGGCTCGCACCGAGCTGAACAAGGCCAGCGCCACGGGCAAGGCCCTGGAAGACCGGGTCAGCCGGACCCTGGTCACCACGCCGGTGCGCGGTATCGTCAAGCAACTGATGGTCAACACCATCGGTGGGGTGATCCAGCCGGGCAGCGACATGGTGGAGATCGTCCCGCTGGACGACACCCTGCTGGTCGAAGCGAAGATTCGTCCCCAGGACATCGCGTTCCTGCACCCGGGGCAGGAAGCGATCGTCAAGTTCAGCGCCTATGACTACACCATCTACGGTGGCCTCAAGGCCCGCCTGGAGCAGATCGGTGCCGACACCATCACCGATGAAGACAAGAAGACCACCTACTACATGATCAAGCTGCGCACCGAGCGCAGTCACCTGGGCACCGATGAAAAACCGCTGCTGATCATTCCCGGCATGGTGGCGTCGGTGGACATCATCACCGGCAAGAAGAGCATCCTGAGCTACCTGCTCAAGCCGATCATCCGCGCCCGCGCCGAAGCCCTGCACGAACGCTGA
- a CDS encoding LysR family transcriptional regulator, with product MQLPDMNLLVALDALLDEGSVVGAARRMNLSPAAMSRTLTRIREALGDPVLVRAGRGLVPTPKALELRAQVHEVVEQAAMVFRSADTIDLSSLQRRFNVRANDFFVGVYGGRLIDILERQAPLCELRFVPEGDGDDEALREGRVDLRISNTRPLSPEVKVQNLFTTNFVGLVREGHPLLAAEITAERFAAYPHISMSRRGIARGPIDAALAEQGLKRRVPMIAPGFHAAMFMLPDSDLILPVPKESQFSVRRLGLHLRSFVLPISLPTLILTQSWHPRYDKDQAHKWFRETVRACCQETWKDVQASLQ from the coding sequence ATGCAACTCCCGGACATGAACCTTCTGGTGGCCCTCGACGCCCTGCTGGACGAGGGTAGCGTGGTGGGTGCCGCACGCCGCATGAACCTCAGCCCCGCGGCCATGAGTCGTACCCTGACGCGAATTCGCGAGGCCCTGGGTGATCCGGTGCTCGTGCGTGCCGGACGTGGCCTGGTGCCCACGCCCAAGGCCCTGGAGCTGCGGGCCCAAGTGCATGAAGTGGTGGAGCAGGCGGCGATGGTGTTCCGTTCGGCCGACACCATCGACCTATCCTCGCTGCAGCGGCGCTTCAACGTGCGGGCCAATGACTTTTTCGTGGGGGTCTACGGTGGCCGCCTGATCGACATCCTCGAGCGCCAGGCACCGTTGTGCGAACTGCGCTTCGTCCCGGAGGGCGATGGTGACGACGAGGCCCTGCGCGAGGGTCGGGTTGACCTGCGCATCAGCAATACCCGGCCCCTGTCGCCGGAGGTGAAGGTGCAGAACCTGTTCACCACCAACTTTGTCGGCCTGGTGCGCGAGGGTCACCCGCTGCTGGCCGCAGAGATCACGGCCGAGCGGTTTGCCGCCTATCCCCACATCAGCATGTCGCGGCGCGGCATCGCCCGTGGCCCGATCGATGCGGCGCTGGCGGAGCAGGGCCTCAAGCGTCGGGTGCCGATGATCGCCCCGGGTTTTCACGCAGCCATGTTCATGCTGCCGGACTCGGACCTGATCCTGCCGGTACCCAAGGAGTCCCAGTTCAGCGTCCGGCGCTTGGGCTTGCACTTGCGCTCCTTCGTGCTGCCGATCTCCCTGCCGACCCTGATCCTGACCCAGTCCTGGCACCCGCGCTACGACAAGGACCAGGCGCACAAGTGGTTTCGCGAGACCGTGCGTGCCTGTTGCCAGGAAACCTGGAAGGACGTTCAGGCGTCCCTCCAATAG
- a CDS encoding efflux transporter outer membrane subunit, producing the protein MSHERSSHRRFPWQGRLLPLGSTATPEPLGAVAQAARQGCLASATHWNGSKLPRHWPRTLLALGLVSLAACSVGPDFQRPQATQLQTWPAPAQAAASQAVDSALQERWWDVFNDPHLSALSRRVLTDNLDLQLATSRLQQSRAARQVITAERYPGTSANGGYGRKRNSAEGLNDPSGHQGKSDFNLWEAGFSASWELDFWGRVRRETEAADANLEVAENDRRGVLLSVLAETAQDYIQLRGVQSTRAVTEQNLEVARHSLKLSQLRLADGVATDLDVAEAAAQVATIEARLPELQQRQAHLINALSLLLGEPPQALQQELASDAPVPQAPVRLAIGLPSQLAERRPDIRQAEARLHAATASIGVAKGDFYPRITLSGNVGSQALQLADFGSWNSRQYGIGPQFSLPLFDGGRLRGVLKLREAQQQEAAVSYQQTVLRAWHEIDDQLTRYNASQLRRDSLAEAVRQNQIALRTAQQQYVEGVVDFVNVLTVQGALLATQEQLVESSAGVSLAMVGLYKALGGGWESVYPLQASGTGP; encoded by the coding sequence ATGAGCCACGAACGCAGCAGCCACAGACGCTTCCCGTGGCAAGGACGCTTGCTCCCGCTGGGTAGCACAGCTACCCCGGAACCGCTCGGCGCGGTAGCCCAGGCCGCCCGCCAAGGTTGCCTTGCGAGTGCTACGCACTGGAACGGGAGCAAGCTCCCTCGCCACTGGCCCCGCACTCTGCTGGCGCTGGGTCTTGTGTCGCTGGCTGCGTGCAGCGTCGGCCCGGATTTCCAGCGGCCCCAGGCCACCCAGCTGCAGACCTGGCCAGCCCCGGCCCAGGCCGCCGCCAGCCAGGCGGTGGACAGCGCCCTGCAAGAGCGCTGGTGGGACGTATTCAACGATCCGCACCTGTCGGCCCTGAGCCGTCGCGTCCTGACCGACAACCTCGACCTGCAACTGGCCACCAGCCGCTTGCAACAGAGCCGGGCGGCACGCCAGGTGATCACCGCCGAGCGTTACCCCGGCACCTCGGCCAATGGCGGCTACGGGCGCAAGCGCAACAGCGCCGAAGGCCTGAACGACCCTTCCGGGCACCAGGGCAAGTCCGACTTCAACCTCTGGGAAGCCGGGTTCTCGGCCTCCTGGGAACTGGACTTCTGGGGCCGCGTGCGACGCGAGACCGAGGCCGCCGATGCCAACCTGGAAGTGGCGGAGAACGACCGGCGCGGCGTGTTGCTGTCGGTGCTGGCGGAAACCGCCCAGGACTACATCCAGTTGCGCGGCGTGCAGAGCACCCGGGCCGTGACCGAGCAGAACCTGGAGGTCGCCCGCCATAGCCTGAAACTCTCGCAACTGCGCCTGGCCGATGGCGTGGCCACCGACCTCGACGTGGCCGAGGCCGCCGCCCAGGTCGCCACCATCGAGGCGCGGCTGCCTGAGTTGCAACAGCGCCAGGCCCATCTGATCAACGCCCTGAGCCTGCTCCTGGGCGAGCCGCCCCAGGCCTTGCAGCAGGAGCTGGCCAGCGATGCTCCGGTGCCACAGGCGCCCGTCCGGCTGGCCATCGGCTTGCCGTCGCAACTGGCCGAGCGCCGCCCGGATATCCGCCAGGCCGAGGCGCGCCTGCATGCCGCCACGGCCAGCATCGGCGTGGCCAAGGGGGATTTCTATCCACGTATCACCCTGTCCGGCAACGTGGGTTCCCAGGCCTTGCAACTGGCGGATTTCGGCTCCTGGAACTCCCGGCAGTACGGCATCGGCCCGCAGTTCAGCCTGCCGCTGTTCGACGGTGGGCGCCTGCGCGGCGTGCTCAAGCTGCGTGAAGCCCAGCAGCAGGAAGCGGCAGTGTCCTACCAGCAGACCGTGCTGCGGGCCTGGCATGAGATCGATGACCAACTGACCCGCTACAACGCCAGCCAATTGCGTCGCGACAGCCTCGCCGAAGCAGTGCGGCAGAACCAGATCGCCTTGCGCACGGCGCAACAGCAGTACGTCGAAGGGGTGGTGGATTTCGTCAACGTCCTGACCGTGCAGGGGGCCTTGCTGGCCACCCAGGAGCAACTGGTGGAAAGCTCTGCCGGCGTGTCCCTGGCCATGGTCGGCTTGTACAAGGCCCTGGGGGGCGGCTGGGAGTCGGTGTATCCGCTCCAGGCGTCTGGCACGGGCCCGTGA
- a CDS encoding sigma-70 family RNA polymerase sigma factor, whose translation MEATTDGKAQVHRLYQDHHGWLQGWLRKRLGDREHAADVAQDTFLRLLLSGRLPGHQESRSYLAQIARNLVIDQWRRMRIERAYLESIAHLPEPQTPSLESRALILETLMQIDAMLDRMPDKVRQAFVMSQFEGLGYIQIAERLEVSVSSVQKYMIRAIQACYQVLYEE comes from the coding sequence ATGGAAGCAACGACTGACGGCAAAGCACAGGTCCATCGCCTGTATCAGGATCATCACGGCTGGTTGCAAGGTTGGTTGCGCAAGCGCCTGGGCGATCGTGAGCATGCGGCGGATGTGGCGCAGGACACTTTCCTGCGCCTGCTGCTTTCGGGGCGTCTTCCCGGGCACCAGGAAAGCCGCAGCTACCTGGCGCAGATCGCGCGCAACCTGGTGATCGACCAGTGGCGGCGCATGCGCATCGAACGGGCCTACCTGGAAAGCATTGCCCACCTGCCGGAGCCGCAGACCCCTTCGCTGGAAAGCCGTGCGCTGATTCTTGAAACCCTGATGCAGATCGACGCCATGCTCGATCGGATGCCGGACAAGGTCCGCCAGGCCTTTGTCATGTCGCAGTTCGAAGGGCTGGGTTACATACAGATCGCCGAGCGCCTGGAGGTGTCCGTCAGCTCGGTGCAGAAGTACATGATCCGCGCGATCCAGGCCTGTTATCAGGTGCTCTACGAAGAATGA
- a CDS encoding type I secretion system permease/ATPase, which produces MESEVSRVQLNHDPRAMHDDPLLDGLLSLCFLHQKPASAAMLTTGLPLPSQRLSAALLPRAAARAGLQGRVLRRRLDQIPAIAMPALLLLKDGRSAVLLGWQGEDQARLLLSESDGGEVCVSRELLADDYSGQVFFAQPQHKFDVNHGSLIPRARSWFRDTLKRSRWLYVDAVAASLLINIIAMAAPLFVMNVYDRVVPNQATATLWMLSIGIIGAYIFDLILKGLRSLCLDLAGKKTDLIISATLFERIVGMAIKYRPARVGSFAQNIHEFQSLRDFLASLTLTSLIDLPFTLLIFLVIAILGGHLVWIPVLAFPIALGIGYALQKPLVATMEKTMALGAERQSSLIETLSGLDAVKVNNAESERQYQWEQTIGTLSRLELRVKMLSSLAMNITLLIQQLTGVVMIIFGVYQIIDGNLSMGGLIACYMLSGRALSPLASLSGLLTRYQQARVTMTSVDQMMELPQERNFDERPLSRSVLQGAIECRQLNFTYPGQQNLALKNINLVIKPGEKVGIIGRSGSGKSSLAKLLVGLYQPDSGALLVDGVDIRQIDVSELRHNIGYVPQDIQLLAGTLRDNLTSGARYVEDELVLQAAELAGVHEFARLHPQGYELQVGERGQNLSGGQRQNVALARALLLNPQILLLDEPTSAMDNTGEERLKQRLEAVVQTKTVVLVTHRASLLSLVDRLLVVDRGQILADGPKAVVMEALKKGQISVA; this is translated from the coding sequence GTGGAATCAGAAGTCAGTCGAGTGCAACTCAATCATGATCCACGCGCAATGCATGACGACCCCTTGCTGGATGGCTTGCTGAGTCTGTGCTTTCTGCATCAGAAACCTGCCAGTGCAGCCATGCTCACCACCGGCCTACCATTGCCGTCCCAGCGCCTGAGCGCCGCGCTGCTGCCCCGTGCCGCCGCTCGTGCCGGGCTCCAGGGGCGCGTGCTGCGGCGCAGGCTCGATCAGATCCCGGCCATCGCCATGCCCGCCTTGCTGCTGCTCAAGGACGGCCGCAGCGCTGTGCTGCTGGGCTGGCAGGGCGAGGATCAGGCGCGCCTGCTGCTCAGCGAGAGCGATGGTGGTGAGGTCTGTGTCAGCCGCGAGCTGCTGGCCGACGACTACAGCGGCCAGGTGTTCTTCGCCCAGCCCCAGCACAAGTTCGACGTCAATCACGGCTCGCTGATCCCCAGGGCTCGCTCCTGGTTCCGCGACACCCTCAAGCGTTCGCGCTGGTTGTATGTCGATGCCGTTGCCGCGAGCCTGCTGATCAACATCATCGCCATGGCCGCGCCGCTGTTCGTGATGAACGTCTATGACCGGGTGGTGCCCAACCAGGCGACCGCGACCCTGTGGATGCTGTCCATCGGCATCATCGGTGCCTACATCTTCGACCTGATCCTCAAGGGGCTGCGCAGCCTGTGCCTGGACCTGGCGGGGAAAAAGACCGACCTGATCATCTCCGCTACGCTGTTCGAGCGCATCGTCGGCATGGCCATCAAGTACCGGCCCGCACGGGTCGGCAGCTTTGCCCAGAACATCCATGAGTTCCAGAGCCTGCGGGACTTCCTCGCCTCGCTGACCCTGACCAGCCTCATCGACCTGCCCTTCACCCTGCTGATCTTCCTGGTGATCGCCATCCTCGGTGGGCACCTGGTGTGGATCCCGGTGCTGGCCTTTCCCATTGCCCTGGGTATTGGCTACGCCCTGCAGAAGCCGCTGGTGGCGACCATGGAGAAGACCATGGCCCTGGGCGCCGAGCGCCAGTCGAGCCTGATCGAGACCCTGTCCGGCCTGGACGCGGTCAAGGTCAACAACGCCGAGAGCGAGCGCCAGTACCAGTGGGAGCAGACCATCGGCACCCTCAGCCGCCTCGAGCTGCGGGTCAAGATGCTGTCCAGCCTGGCGATGAACATCACCTTGCTGATCCAGCAGTTGACCGGGGTGGTGATGATCATCTTCGGTGTGTACCAGATCATCGACGGCAACCTCAGCATGGGGGGGCTGATCGCCTGCTACATGCTCAGCGGCCGAGCCCTGAGCCCGCTGGCTTCGCTGTCCGGGTTGCTGACCCGCTACCAGCAGGCTCGCGTCACCATGACCTCGGTGGACCAGATGATGGAACTGCCCCAGGAGCGCAATTTCGACGAGCGCCCGCTGAGCCGCAGCGTGCTGCAGGGTGCCATCGAATGCCGGCAGTTGAACTTCACCTACCCGGGCCAGCAGAACCTGGCGCTGAAGAACATCAACCTGGTAATCAAGCCGGGCGAGAAGGTCGGCATCATCGGCCGCAGCGGCTCGGGCAAGAGCTCCCTGGCCAAATTGCTGGTGGGGCTCTACCAGCCGGACTCCGGGGCGCTGCTGGTGGATGGCGTGGATATCCGCCAGATCGACGTCAGCGAGCTGCGCCACAACATCGGCTACGTGCCCCAGGACATCCAGCTGCTGGCCGGTACCCTGCGAGACAACCTGACCTCCGGTGCCCGCTACGTCGAGGACGAGTTGGTGCTGCAGGCCGCTGAACTGGCAGGGGTCCACGAGTTCGCCCGGCTGCACCCCCAGGGTTATGAACTGCAAGTGGGCGAGCGCGGGCAGAACCTGTCCGGCGGCCAGCGGCAGAACGTCGCCCTGGCTCGTGCCCTGTTGCTCAACCCGCAGATCCTGTTGCTCGACGAACCCACCAGCGCCATGGACAACACCGGCGAGGAGCGCCTGAAGCAGCGCCTGGAAGCGGTGGTGCAGACCAAGACCGTGGTGCTGGTCACCCACCGAGCCTCGCTGCTGTCGCTGGTCGACCGGTTGCTGGTGGTGGACCGTGGGCAGATCCTGGCCGATGGCCCGAAAGCAGTGGTCATGGAAGCGTTGAAGAAGGGGCAGATCAGTGTTGCTTAA